Sequence from the Burkholderia sp. GAS332 genome:
AAGCAATTGCTTTTTCATCGTTTTATAACCCGGTTGGATCGTCTATCTCAAGTCGCCTGCATGGCGATCTCTCTTTTTTCCGCGCGCACGCAGTCCGCTCCTGAACAACGGAGCAGATTGCGTGAAGCGGGGGAAGTGGTTTGCGCGGCCCTTGTTACTCGTCCTGACTACGGACGCGTTGCAAGGGCCGGCGCGATTTTAGTGCGCTGATTTAATGGCTGAGTGAAGCACCGGGCGGCATCTCGGGTACAGGCACCGTGACGGTCTTGCGGACCTTGGCGACATCCGTCGCGCTAACCGTCGAACCGGTGTTGCCCCAGCTATTGCGCACGAAGTTCGTCACGTCGGCGACTTCCTGATCGTTCAGGCGCCAACCGAAGGCCGGCATCGTGAACGGGGACGGCGCGGTCTTCGTGCCTTCGAGCGTGCTGCCGGTCAGCAGCACATGAATCAGCGAGGTCGCGTCCTTGCCTTGCACGACCGGATTGCCGCCCAGTGCCGGGAACACACGCGTGTAGCCGCGGCCATCGCTGCGGTGGCAGGCGGTGCAGTTGTCGCGGTACACGGCGGCGCCGGGCGCCGTGGCGTCGCCGGTACGCAGGGCGTGAGCGGCCGTATCGTCGTACACGTACGCTGTTTCCTTCGGATCGGTCGACGGCAGCGTCTTCAAGTAGCGCGCGATTGCGGTGAGATCGGCATCGCTCATGTGCTGCATGCTGTGCTGCACGACGTCCGTCATGCCGCCGAATGCCGCGCTGTGCTGCGTGCGTCCGGTCTTCAGGAATTGCACGATATCGGCTTCGCTCCACGAACCGATGCCAGTGCGCGGATTGCCGCGCAGGCTCGACGGAACCCAGCCGTCGATCGCCGCGCCGCCCGCGAGAAACGCGGTGCCGTCGAGATCGCTCAATGCGCGCTCCTGCATCGTGACTGCGCGCGGTGTGTGGCAGGCGCCGCAGTGGCCGAGGCCTTGCACGAGGTACGCGCCGCGTGCGACGACCGGATCGGCATAGTGCTTCGCGTCGAACGTGACTGGATCAGGCGCAAACAGGTAACGCCAGATACCGAGCGGCCAGCGCATCGACAGCGGCCAGACGATATCGACCGCACGGTTCGCCTGATTCACCGGCGCGACCCCTTGCGTGAAGTACGCATACAGCGCGTGCATATCGTCTTCGCTCAACCGCGCATACGACGGGTACGGCATGGCCGGATACAGCGTGTCGCCGTTCGGCCGCACGCCAGCACGCACCGCGCGATCGAACTGCGCGAAGGTCCATGAGCCGAGGCCGGTATTGCGATCGGGT
This genomic interval carries:
- a CDS encoding Cytochrome c, mono-and diheme variants, which gives rise to MKKKIDIQRLGQAFKRVGAASFCVAAALSAPLAAQAATPQPQSDAALIAHGEYLARAGDCIACHSTPSGKPFAGGLKFDTPIGAIYSTNITPDRNTGLGSWTFAQFDRAVRAGVRPNGDTLYPAMPYPSYARLSEDDMHALYAYFTQGVAPVNQANRAVDIVWPLSMRWPLGIWRYLFAPDPVTFDAKHYADPVVARGAYLVQGLGHCGACHTPRAVTMQERALSDLDGTAFLAGGAAIDGWVPSSLRGNPRTGIGSWSEADIVQFLKTGRTQHSAAFGGMTDVVQHSMQHMSDADLTAIARYLKTLPSTDPKETAYVYDDTAAHALRTGDATAPGAAVYRDNCTACHRSDGRGYTRVFPALGGNPVVQGKDATSLIHVLLTGSTLEGTKTAPSPFTMPAFGWRLNDQEVADVTNFVRNSWGNTGSTVSATDVAKVRKTVTVPVPEMPPGASLSH